The Bombus vancouverensis nearcticus chromosome 9, iyBomVanc1_principal, whole genome shotgun sequence genome includes a window with the following:
- the Mhc gene encoding myosin heavy chain isoform X15, producing the protein MPKPKPQEGEDPDPTPYLFVSLEQKRIDQTKPYDAKKACWVPDEKEGYVLGEIKATKGDIVSVTLPGGESKDFKKDQLQQVNPPKYEKAEDMSNLTYLNDASVLHNLKQRYYAKLIYTYSGLFCVAINPYKRFPVYTHRCAKLYRGKRRNEVPPHIFAISDGAYVNMLTNSENQSMLITGESGAGKTENTKKVIAYFATVGASTKKADDTSQKKGSLEDQVVQTNPVLEAFGNAKTVRNDNSSRFGKFIRIHFGPTGKLAGADIETYLLEKARVISQQALERSYHIFYQMMSGSVPGLKEMLLLSNNIHDYYFVSQGKTTIPGLDDGEELLITDQAFDVLGFTQEEKNDIYKITAAVMHMGGMKFKQRGREEQAEADGTEEGERVAKLLGCDCADLYKNLLKPRIKVGNEFVTQGRNKDQVAYSVGAMSKAMFDRLFKWLVKKCNETLDTQQKRQHFIGVLDIAGFEIFDFNGFEQLCINFTNEKLQQFFNHHMFVLEQEEYKKEGIEWVFIDFGMDLAACIELIEKPMGILSILEEESMFPKATDKTFEEKLNNNHLGKSPNFLKPKPPKPGQQAAHFAIGHYAGNVPYNITGWLEKNKDPLNDTVVDQFKKSSNKLLIEIFADHPGQSGDAGGGGGAKGGRGKKGGGFSTVSSSYREQLNNLMTTLRATQPHFVRCIIPNEMKQPGVIDSHLVMHQLTCNGVLEGIRICRKGFPNRMVYPDFKLRYKILAPQAVTKLGADPKKAAEAILEASGLDPDQYRLGHTKVFFRAGVLGQMEELRDERLSKIVSWMQAYIRGYLSRKDYKKLQDQRLALVVVQRNLRKYLQIRTWPWWKLWQKVKPLLNVTRIEDELAALEEKARKAQEAFEKEEKLRKELEEQNTKLVSERNALQRQLDGEKGSLSEYMEKSLKLAAQKADIESQLQDLNDRFKEEEDARNNLFQNKKKLEQEVAGLKKDIEDLELNLQKSEQDKATKDHQIRNLNDEIAHQDELINKLNKEKKNQGEVNQKTAEELQAAEDKVNHLNKVKVKLEHTLDELEDSLEREKKSRADVEKAKRKVEGDLKLTQEAVADLERNKKELEQTIQRKDKELSSLTAKLEDEQSLVGKLQKQIKELQARIEELEEEIEAERGSRVKAEKQRSDLARELEELGERLEEAGGATSAQIELNKKREAELSKLRRDLEEANIQHEATLASLRKKHNDAVAEMGEQIDTLNKLKARAEKGRHDIHAELNNSRAATDQVSREKAAQEKIVKQLQHQLNETQGKLEEVNRTLNDFDAAKKKLSIENSDLLRQLEEAESQVSQLSKIKISLTTQLEDTKRLADEESRERATLLGKFRNLEHDLDNIREQVEEEAEGKADLQRQLSKANAEAQLWRTKYESEGVARAEELEEAKRKLQARLAEAEETIESLNQKVIALEKTKQRLSTEVEDLQIEVDRATAIANAAEKKQKAFDKIIGEWKLKVDDLAAELDASQKECRNYSTELFRLRGAYEEGQEQLEAVRRENKNLADEVKDLLDQIGEGGRNIHEIEKARKRLEAEKDELQAALEEAEAALEQEENKVLRSQLELSQVRQEIDRRIQEKEEEFENTRKNHQRALDSMQASLEAEAKGKAEALRMKKKLEADINELEIALDHANKANAEAQKNIKRYQQQLKDVQTALEEEQRARDEARELLGISERRANALQNELEESRTLLEQADRGRRQAEQELADCHEQLNELGAQNASISAAKRKLEAELQTLHSDLDELLNEAKNSEEKAKKAMVDAARLADELRAEQDHAQTQEKLRKALETQIKELQVRLDEAEANALKGGKKAIQKLEQRVRELENELDGEQRRHADAQKNLRKSERRIKELSFQADEDRKNHERMQDLVDKLQQKIKTYKRQIEEAEEIAALNLAKFRKAQQELEEAEERADLAEQAITKFRTKGRGGSAARGLSPAPHRPAFKPQLDGSAFPPRFDLQPDGEL; encoded by the exons AGCAAGGACTTCAAAAAGGACCAGCTGCAGCAAGTAAATCCACCGAAATATGAAAAAGCCGAGGATATGTCGAATTTAACTTACCTCAACGATGCTTCGGTCCTCCACAATTTGAAACAACGTTATTACGCCAAACTCATCTAC ACGTACTCTGGCCTCTTCTGTGTAGCTATCAATCCCTACAAAAGATTTCCCGTATATACTCATAGATGCGCCAAACTTTATCGAGGCAAAAGACGTAACGAAGTGCCACCGCACATTTTTGCCATTTCTGATGGAGCCTATGTCAATATGCTTACCA ACAGTGAAAATCAATCCATGTTGATTACCGGCGAATCTGGTGCCGGAAAAACTGAGAATACGAAGAAAGTAATCGCGTATTTCGCCACTGTCGGTGCCTCGACTAAGAAAGCCGACGACACTTCCCAGAAGAAAGGTTCCCTGGAAGATCAGGTGGTGCAAACCAATCCTGTCTTGGAAGCGTTCGGTAATGCTAAAACCGTCCGTAATGACAACTCCTCGCGTTTC GGTAAATTCATCCGTATTCACTTTGGCCCCACTGGAAAATTGGCTGGTGCCGATATCGAGACCT ATCTATTGGAGAAAGCTCGTGTCATCTCTCAACAGGCTCTTGAACGTTCTTATCACATCTTCTACCAAATGATGTCAGGCTCGGTCCCCGGTTTGAAGG AAATGTTGCTGCTGTCCAACAACATCCATGACTACTACTTTGTCTCACAAGGGAAGACGACTATTCCTGGCCTCGATGATGGCGAGGAACTATTAATCACCGAT CAAGCTTTCGATGTATTGGGCTTCACTCAAGAAGAAAAGAACGACATTTACAAGATCACCGCTGCCGTCATGCACATGGGTGGTATGAAGTTCAAGCAAAGAGGTCGCGAAGAACAAGCCGAAGCCGACGGAACCGAG GAAGGTGAACGTGTCGCCAAACTGCTTGGTTGCGACTGTGCCGATCTTTACAAGAACTTGTTGAAACCAAGGATCAAGGTCGGTAACGAGTTCGTAACACAAGGTCGTAACAAGGATCAAGTAGCATATTCGGTGGGTGCCATGTCGAAGGCCATGTTCGACAGGCTGTTTAAGTGGTTGGTCAAAAAATGTAACGAAACCCTGGACACGCAACAAAAGAGGCAACATTTCATCGGTGTACTGGATATCGCCGGTTTTGAAATCTTCGAC TTCAACGGCTTTGAGCAGCTCTGCATCAACTTCACCAACGAGAAACTGCAACAATTCTTCAATCATCATATGTTCGTACTTGAACAAGAGGAGTACAAGAAAGAAGGCATCGAATGGGTGTTTATTGACTTCGGCATGGATTTGGCCGCTTGTATCGAACTGATAGAGAAG CCTATGGGTATCCTCTCCATTCTTGAAGAAGAATCTATGTTCCCGAAAGCCACTGACAAGACCTTCGAGGAGAAATTGAACAACAATCACCTTGGCAAGAGTCCTAACTTCTTGAAGCCTAAACCGCCAAAACCAGGCCAGCAAGCAGCTCACTTTGCTATCGGCCATTATGCCGGAAAT GTACCATACAACATCACGGGTTGGCTGGAAAAGAACAAGGACCCGTTGAACGACACTGTTGTGGATCAGTTCAAGAAATCCAGTAATAAACTGCTGATCGAGATCTTCGCTGACCATCCTGGACAGTCTGGTGATGccggtggcggcggcggtgcGAAAGGTGGACGTGGTAAGAAGGGCGGTGGTTTCTCGACGGTATCATCGTCCTATAGGGAACAATTGAACAACCTGATGACTACTCTGAGAGCTACCCAACCACACTTCGTCCGTTGTATCATCCCCAACGAAATGAAGCAGCCTGGTGTCATAGATTCTCATCTCGTCATGCATCAGTTGACTTGTAACGGTGTACTTGAAGGCATCCGTATTTGTCGTAAAGGATTCCCCAACAGAATGGTCTATCCTGACTTCAAGCTACG GTACAAGATTCTGGCACCACAAGCAGTCACGAAGTTGGGTGCTGACCCGAAGAAGGCTGCAGAGGCGATTTTGGAGGCATCCGGCCTCGACCCCGATCAATATCGTCTTGGACACACCAAG gTGTTCTTCCGTGCCGGAGTCCTGGGTCAGATGGAAGAACTTCGTGACGAGCGACTTAGCAAAATCGTATCTTGGATGCAAGCCTACATCAGAGGTTACTTGTCCAGAAAAGACTACAAGAAACTGCAAGATCAACGTTTGGCTTTGGTCGTCGTACAAAGGAACTTGAGGAAATACTTGCAAATTCGTACTTGGCCATGGTGGAAATTGTGGCAGAAAGTTAAGCCCCTTCTCAACGTTACTCGTATCGAGGACGAGCTTGCC GCGCTCGAGGAGAAAGCGAGAAAAGCTCAGGAAGCCTtcgaaaaggaagagaaactGCGCAAGGAACTCGAAGAGCAGAACACGAAACTTGTCTCCGAAAGGAATGCCTTGCAACGACAACTGGATGGTGAAAAAGGTTCCCTCTCGGAATATATGGAGAAATCTCTGAAATTGGCCGCTCAGAAAGCCGATATCGAGTCACAACTTCAG GATCTGAATGACAGattcaaagaagaagaagatgccAGGAACAATCTCTTCCAAAATAAGAAGAAACTCGAACAAGAAGTGGCAGGTCTAAAGAAAGACATTGAGGACCTCGAGCTTAACCTACAGAAATCAGAGCAAGATAAGGCGACGAAGGACCACCAGATCCGCAATTTGAACGACGAGATCGCTCATCAAGACGAACTGATCAATAAATTgaacaaagagaaaaagaatcaaGGTGAAGTTAATCAGAAAACTGCCGAAGAGCTTCAAGCTGCCGAAGATAAAGTCAATCACTTGAACAAAGTCAAAGTCAAACTCGAGCACACTCTTGACGAACTCGAAGATTCCCTCGAACGTGAAAAGAAATCACG AGCCGACGTAGAGAAAGCTAAACGAAAGGTGGAAGGCGACTTGAAACTTACACAGGAAGCTGTTGCTGACCTCGAGAGAAATAAGAAGGAACTCGAACAAACCATTCAACGTAAGGACAAGGAATTATCGTCTTTGACCGCTAAACTTGAAGACGAACAGTCGTTAGTAGGCAaattacagaaacaaattaagGAATTACAAGCCCGTATCGAAGAACTGGAAGAAGAG ATCGAAGCTGAGCGTGGTTCTCGCGTGAAAGCTGAGAAACAGCGCAGTGACTTGGCACGAGAACTCGAGGAACTTGGTGAACGTCTCGAGGAAGCTGGCGGTGCCACCTCTGCCCAAATTGAACTCAACAAGAAGAGAGAAGCCGAACTTAGCAAGCTGCGCAGAGACCTCGAGGAAGCCAACATTCAACACGAAGCCACTCTTGCGAGTTTACGCAAAAAGCACAACGATGCCGTTGCCGAAATGGGAGAACAAATTGATACGCTTAACAAACTCAAGGCCAG AGCTGAAAAGGGTCGTCATGATATCCATGCCGAGCTGAACAATTCCCGTGCCGCGACGGATCAGGTTTCAAGGGAAAAG GCTGCCCAAGAAAAGATCGTGAAACAATTGCAACACCAATTAAACGAAACCCAAGGAAAACTGGAGGAAGTGAACCGTACTCTGAATGACTTCGATGCTGCGAAGAAGAAACTGTCGATCGAAAACAGTGATCTGCTACGACAATTAGAGGAAGCCGAATCGCAAGTTAGTCAGCTTTCGAAGATCAAGATTTCGCTGACAACGCAGCTCGAAGACACGAAACGATTGGCTGATGAAGAATCGAGAGAACGCGCTACTCTCCTTGGCAAGTTCCGTAACTTGGAACACGATTTGGATAACATTCGTGAACAAGTGGAAGAGGAAGCCGAAGGTAAAGCGGATCTTCAGAGGCAACTTAGCAAGGCAAACGCCGAGGCACAATTATGGCGCACGAAATACGAATCTGAGGGCGTTGCGAGAGCGGAAGAACTCGAGGAAGCTAAGAGGAAGCTGCAGGCACGGTTGGCCGAAGCGGAGGAAACCATCGAATCCCTCAACCAAAAGGTTATCGCTCTCGAGAAGACGAAACAGAGATTGTCGACGGAGGTAGAGGACTTACAGATCGAAGTGGATCGCGCGACCGCGATCGCCAACGCCGCCGAAAAGAAACAGAAGGCCTTTGATAAGATTATCGGCGAATGGAAACTCAAAGTGGACGATCTCGCCGCCGAACTCGATGCCAGTCAGAAGGAATGCCGCAATTACAGCACGGAATTGTTCAGGCTCAGAG GTGCGTACGAAGAAGGTCAAGAACAGTTGGAAGCAGTACGTCGCGAGAACAAGAATCTAGCCGACGAAGTAAAAGACCTCTTGGATCAAATTGGCGAAGGTGGACGCAATATTCACGAGATCGAAAAAGCCAGGAAGCGCCTGGAGGCTGAAAAGGATGAACTTCAAGCTGCTCTAGAAGAAGCAGAGGCCGCTTTGGAACAAGAAGAGAACAAAGTATTGCGCAGTCAACTTGAACTGAGTCAAGTCAGACAAGAAATCGACCGACGTATCCAGGAGAAGGAAGAGGAATTCGAAAATACCAGAAAGAATCACCAACGTGCTCTCGATTCTATGCAGGCATCGCTCGAAGCTGAAGCTAAG GGCAAGGCCGAGGCTTTGCGCATGAAGAAAAAACTGGAAGCAGATATAAACGAATTGGAGATCGCCCTGGATCATGCGAACAAAGCGAATGCCGAAGCTCAAAAGAACATCAAGAGATACCAACAGCAGCTGAAGGATGTCCAGACCGCGCTCGAAGAAGAACAACGAGCTCGCGACGAAGCGAGAGAACTTCTTGGAATTTCGGAACGCCGGGCGAACGCGCTTCAGAACGAACTCGAAGAAAGCCGTACTCTTCTCGAACAAGCGGACCGCGGACGTCGCCAGGCTGAACAAGAATTGGCCGACTGCCACGAGCAACTCAACGAACTAGGTGCTCAGAACGCTTCCATCTCTGCTGCCAAGAGAAAACTCGAGGCTGAGCTGCAAACCCTTCAC tCTGACTTGGACGAATTGTTGAACGAAGCAAAGAACTCTGAGGAGAAAGCAAAGAAAGCCATGGTTGATGCCGCTAGATTAGCCGACGAACTTCGAGCCGAACAAGATCATGCTCAAACGCAAGAGAAGCTTCGCAAAGCACTCGAAACTCAGATCAAGGAACTCCAGGTGCGTCTCGACGAAGCTGAAGCGAATGCCCTGAAAGGTGGTAAGAAGGCAATTCAAAAACTCGAACAACGTGTTCGTGAATTGGAGAACGAACTCGATGGAGAACAGAGGAGACACGCTGACGCTCAGAAGAATCTTCGCAAGTCCGAACGTCGCATCAAGGAACTCAGCTTCCAG GCTGATGAGGACCGCAAGAACCATGAGCGCATGCAAGACCTTGTCGATAAGCTTCAACAGAAGATCAAGACCTACAAGAGGCAGATCGAGGAAGCTGAAGAAATCGCTGCTTTGAATCTCGCGAAATTCCGCAAAGCGCAACAAGAGCTCGAGGAGGCAGAGGAAAGGGCGGACCTGGCTGAACAGGCAATTACCAAGTTCCGTACTAAAGGACGCGGAGGAAGTGCTGCGCGCGGATTGAGCCCAGCG CCACACCGACCTGCGTTCAAACCCCAATTGGATGGTTCCGCATTCCCGCCACGCTTCGACCTGCAGCCCGATGGTGAACTGTAA